Proteins encoded by one window of Phycisphaerae bacterium:
- a CDS encoding LysE family translocator — protein sequence MDGTILSFALLALGLTLLPGADTALVTRSTLRGGRTAGWYTTMGIVLGCSIHAVLSSMGLSAILARSAEAFQFVKIIGAVYLVWLGAKTLWQAWKDGRVGPTATASEHRPPITIRSGFLEGLLTNLLNPKVAVFYLMVLPQFVRPNDPVFLRSLLLASIHIAFGLIWLSVYASLLEVLRSFLSRPKVRSAIETVTGIGLVLFGLQLARSRHE from the coding sequence ATGGACGGTACGATTCTCAGTTTTGCGTTGCTTGCCTTGGGCCTGACCCTGCTCCCGGGGGCCGATACCGCTCTGGTTACGCGCAGCACGCTTCGCGGCGGCAGAACAGCCGGCTGGTACACGACAATGGGCATTGTCCTCGGCTGCTCAATCCATGCGGTGCTCTCGTCGATGGGACTTTCGGCGATTCTGGCTCGATCCGCTGAGGCGTTCCAATTCGTAAAAATAATTGGCGCCGTCTACCTCGTGTGGCTTGGCGCCAAGACATTGTGGCAGGCTTGGAAAGACGGCCGGGTTGGGCCGACCGCAACCGCATCGGAGCATCGACCCCCGATCACGATTCGGAGCGGATTTCTCGAAGGCCTGCTGACAAACCTACTCAATCCGAAGGTCGCCGTCTTCTATTTGATGGTGTTGCCGCAATTCGTCCGCCCCAATGACCCCGTGTTCTTGCGCTCACTACTGCTGGCCAGCATCCATATCGCATTCGGCCTGATCTGGCTCAGCGTCTACGCCAGCCTGTTGGAAGTGCTCCGCTCATTCCTGAGCCGCCCGAAGGTTCGAAGCGCCATCGAGACCGTGACCGGCATCGGGCTGGTGTTGTTTGGATTGCAGCTTGCCCGAAGCCGACACGAGTAG
- the polX gene encoding DNA polymerase/3'-5' exonuclease PolX translates to MRNNTFTWTDPRGARRRISPMLQQDIARLLSETADLLEIDGAETFRISSFRRASRSLDDFTGDLQAWADEGKLTSIPGIGKGMAARIQEYLDTGRLEEHDSLKSKFPPGLLTLLDVPGMGPKKVSVIHRSLGVGNLTELRRVIESGELAELPGFGAASVRKIAEGITFLESSAARTPLGVALPLAETVLDRVRLIDGVVRAEIAGSLRRGCETIGDVDIVCETTEGRARDIVRTFTELQGVQRVLASGDTKGSITIELEQGRPLQIDLRVVPGESYGAALQYFTGSKEHNVRVREFAVRKGWRLNEYGLFDGESSIAGRTEADIYARLGLPMAPPEQREDRGELELDEKALQLVELADIRGDLHMHTMASDGRNTIEEMALAAKERGYDYIAICDHSKSSVIANGLSIERMWQHIEDVRAVDKKIKGIAVLAGCECDILADGSLDYPDDILAACDWVVASVHSGMSAAKSGKDGPTQRTLAAMENPFVCAIGHPTGRLINRRPAMELDMERVVQAAAESRTMLEINASWQRLDLKDIHVRQARAAGVTLVINTDAHSTDQLDQMRFGVITARRGGARKDDVANTGTLANLRKLIQEKRCKK, encoded by the coding sequence ATGCGTAACAACACGTTTACCTGGACCGACCCGCGGGGAGCGCGTCGGCGGATCAGCCCCATGCTTCAGCAGGATATTGCCCGCCTATTGTCGGAAACGGCCGATCTCCTCGAGATCGACGGCGCGGAGACTTTTCGCATCAGCTCCTTTCGCCGGGCATCGCGTAGCCTGGATGACTTCACAGGCGACCTGCAGGCCTGGGCGGACGAGGGGAAGCTCACCTCGATTCCGGGAATCGGCAAGGGCATGGCCGCACGCATTCAGGAGTATCTCGACACGGGCCGCCTCGAGGAGCACGATTCGCTCAAATCGAAGTTTCCGCCCGGCCTGCTCACGCTGCTGGACGTTCCCGGCATGGGACCCAAGAAGGTGAGCGTTATCCATCGGAGCCTGGGCGTGGGAAATCTGACCGAACTCCGGCGGGTGATCGAATCGGGGGAACTGGCCGAATTGCCCGGCTTCGGGGCTGCTTCCGTCCGCAAGATCGCCGAAGGAATCACTTTCCTGGAGAGCAGCGCGGCACGGACACCGCTGGGTGTCGCCCTTCCATTGGCCGAGACCGTGCTCGATCGTGTTCGTCTGATCGACGGCGTTGTCCGGGCCGAAATTGCCGGGTCGCTGCGTCGTGGATGCGAGACCATCGGTGACGTGGACATCGTGTGCGAGACGACCGAAGGCCGGGCTCGGGACATTGTGCGGACCTTTACGGAGTTGCAAGGCGTGCAACGTGTCCTGGCCTCGGGTGATACCAAGGGCTCCATCACCATCGAGCTCGAGCAGGGGCGCCCGCTTCAGATTGATCTTCGCGTCGTACCGGGCGAATCCTACGGCGCCGCCCTCCAGTACTTCACCGGCTCCAAGGAACACAACGTGAGGGTGCGGGAATTCGCCGTTCGAAAGGGATGGCGACTCAATGAGTACGGGCTCTTTGATGGCGAATCCAGCATCGCGGGCCGCACGGAAGCGGACATTTATGCCCGGCTCGGCCTGCCCATGGCTCCGCCGGAACAACGCGAGGACCGCGGGGAACTGGAGCTCGACGAGAAGGCGTTGCAACTGGTCGAACTGGCCGACATCCGCGGCGACCTGCACATGCACACCATGGCCAGCGACGGCAGGAACACCATTGAAGAGATGGCCCTCGCGGCCAAGGAGAGGGGCTACGACTATATCGCCATCTGTGACCACTCGAAGAGCTCGGTCATCGCCAACGGATTGTCCATCGAGCGCATGTGGCAGCACATTGAGGATGTCCGCGCTGTGGACAAGAAAATCAAAGGCATCGCCGTGCTCGCCGGGTGCGAATGCGACATCCTGGCTGACGGATCACTCGACTACCCGGACGACATCCTTGCCGCCTGTGACTGGGTCGTCGCCAGTGTCCATTCCGGCATGAGTGCGGCGAAATCCGGGAAGGACGGTCCGACGCAGCGGACGCTGGCGGCCATGGAGAATCCGTTCGTCTGCGCCATCGGCCATCCGACCGGACGGCTGATCAACAGGCGCCCCGCGATGGAACTCGACATGGAGCGCGTCGTGCAGGCGGCGGCCGAGTCGCGCACCATGCTGGAGATCAACGCCAGTTGGCAGCGGTTGGATCTGAAAGATATTCACGTGCGCCAGGCTCGTGCGGCCGGGGTCACCCTGGTCATCAACACCGATGCGCACAGCACGGATCAACTGGACCAGATGCGTTTCGGCGTCATCACCGCCCGCCGCGGCGGAGCAAGAAAGGACGATGTGGCCAACACGGGAACGCTTGCCAACTTGCGAAAACTCATTCAAGAAAAGCGGTGCAAGAAGTAG
- a CDS encoding isoprenylcysteine carboxylmethyltransferase family protein, whose translation MSPLPAYIVGCVVLGYWGCVVVKIFRAARKGKSVARVFVPRQSLEQGLWTLWIPTILCWIALPFVIPNQHTERRFWLAMIDLSAAPLLAELLRWLAAILAVVILSLSIYCWRYMGRSWRLGVDTSQKVLLTEGPFRWSRHPIYSLGLALMVCTVVAVPAPAMFAVAVAHFTLIHLKVRVEERFLLALHGDLYENYRRRTGRFVPRFRMVQRLEPARDP comes from the coding sequence GTGAGTCCCCTGCCCGCTTACATCGTCGGGTGCGTCGTCCTGGGCTATTGGGGATGCGTGGTCGTGAAGATCTTCCGCGCGGCACGGAAGGGGAAATCGGTTGCGCGCGTTTTCGTTCCCAGGCAATCGTTGGAACAGGGACTGTGGACCCTCTGGATCCCCACGATTCTGTGCTGGATCGCTTTGCCCTTCGTCATTCCCAACCAGCATACCGAACGGCGATTCTGGCTGGCCATGATTGATCTATCGGCGGCGCCCCTGCTGGCGGAGCTGCTGCGCTGGCTGGCGGCCATTCTGGCCGTGGTCATCCTGAGCTTGTCGATTTACTGCTGGCGATACATGGGGCGGTCGTGGCGGCTTGGCGTGGATACTTCGCAGAAAGTGCTGCTGACGGAAGGCCCTTTCCGATGGTCGCGTCATCCGATTTATTCGTTGGGTCTGGCCCTGATGGTGTGCACCGTTGTTGCGGTCCCGGCGCCGGCCATGTTTGCGGTGGCCGTGGCCCATTTCACGCTCATTCATCTCAAGGTCCGAGTCGAAGAGCGGTTCCTGCTGGCCTTGCACGGCGATTTGTATGAGAATTACCGCAGGCGAACCGGGCGATTCGTGCCG